In the genome of Olsenella profusa DSM 13989, one region contains:
- a CDS encoding L-2-amino-thiazoline-4-carboxylic acid hydrolase, whose amino-acid sequence MLAYRSRYFNLIAPFLWHYIAKRNGHKLAARCYHDARPIYRDMLAKAPNVGAKNPMAHNIYMALVFFAMYRASGGELTKEDLRAAVGDFMDMPLMHLIGRMDDLNTPQTRARFERNSRQNEQWRLDHLDQIDASWDFNFDGGPQGDGVWYYFTYCPINQFCRENGLLDVLPIMCDIDYKSCALAHGVLRREHTLALDGKVCDYWMVGDGGKGPR is encoded by the coding sequence ATGCTCGCGTACAGATCGAGGTACTTCAACCTGATCGCACCGTTCCTGTGGCATTACATCGCCAAACGCAATGGTCACAAGCTTGCGGCACGGTGCTATCACGACGCGCGTCCCATCTATCGGGACATGCTTGCGAAGGCGCCGAACGTTGGTGCCAAGAATCCCATGGCGCATAACATCTACATGGCGCTCGTGTTCTTTGCCATGTACCGCGCGTCCGGAGGAGAGCTTACCAAGGAGGACCTGCGAGCTGCGGTGGGTGACTTCATGGACATGCCCCTCATGCATCTCATAGGCAGGATGGATGACCTCAACACGCCACAAACCCGCGCCAGGTTCGAGAGGAACTCCCGCCAAAACGAGCAATGGCGCCTCGATCATCTGGATCAGATCGACGCCAGCTGGGACTTCAACTTTGACGGCGGACCTCAAGGTGATGGCGTCTGGTACTACTTCACCTACTGTCCCATCAATCAGTTCTGCCGGGAGAACGGCCTTCTGGACGTGCTACCCATCATGTGCGACATAGATTACAAGAGCTGTGCGCTCGCCCATGGTGTGCTGCGTCGCGAGCACACGCTTGCCTTGGACGGGAAGGTCTGTGACTACTGGATGGTGGGGGATGGGGGGAAGGGCCCGCGATAG
- a CDS encoding TIGR04076 family protein: MKHKCKVTVINKRVYPELQERYLADPESGTCPCFEVGDEFLFERADGHDDFWHFGRDRDPKFPCAEAWDCISRYSQLSPKGKSRSADKTSRVGRTGRVQRPHVGHRRCARRT; the protein is encoded by the coding sequence ATGAAGCACAAGTGCAAGGTGACGGTCATCAATAAGAGGGTCTACCCGGAGCTCCAGGAGAGGTACCTTGCAGACCCCGAGAGCGGTACATGTCCCTGCTTCGAGGTGGGCGATGAGTTCCTGTTCGAGCGCGCGGACGGACATGACGACTTCTGGCATTTTGGGCGCGACCGCGACCCAAAGTTCCCCTGCGCCGAGGCATGGGACTGCATCAGCCGCTATAGTCAGTTGAGCCCCAAGGGCAAGTCCCGCAGTGCAGACAAAACGAGTCGAGTCGGGCGGACAGGGAGAGTCCAGCGCCCTCATGTTGGCCACAGGCGATGTGCGCGTCGCACATGA
- a CDS encoding helix-turn-helix domain-containing protein, with amino-acid sequence MDKDSRVIIEEGMGRGDSARKIARGAGTSPSTVTREVKANRTLKEKRRTPGANLSVRCARGKECTRVGSACDGCSSRAVRCRDCRTRSCIEHCPDFEPPMCPVTERWPYVRPEGCRKRQTCSYPKSRYRAEEAQAAHEERPVSSRRGIGLTADGLERLNSRIAPLVRQGWSFEAICTELGDGPGVCLRSLCNCQADGILEISNVELPRKARLRPRRRRRDQGKPRIDRSGHEYSDFMALPLEERARVVQGDSVCGRQRAARDILTPHIVARHFQLYLRRRHADPAATVAAFDRIERALGSRAAFGAAFGIMLLDRGTEFDDLEGMERSCLEPGERRCRIFWCDPQESNQKSEAERNHEQLRRIFPKGHVDMDALTDRDVALACSHVNSYPLASIGGCPFGELGSLLPEGALARLGIVRIPAEGVVLRPSLVPHAYLR; translated from the coding sequence ATGGACAAGGATAGCAGGGTGATCATAGAGGAAGGCATGGGGAGAGGCGATTCCGCACGGAAGATAGCCAGGGGGGCCGGCACGAGCCCCTCTACCGTGACGAGGGAGGTGAAGGCGAACAGGACCCTCAAGGAGAAGAGGCGCACGCCGGGCGCGAACCTGTCGGTGCGCTGCGCGCGGGGGAAGGAATGCACGAGGGTGGGCTCCGCATGCGATGGATGCAGCAGCCGGGCCGTACGCTGCAGGGACTGCAGGACGAGGAGCTGCATAGAGCACTGCCCGGACTTCGAGCCGCCGATGTGCCCCGTGACGGAGAGATGGCCCTATGTCCGCCCCGAAGGATGCAGGAAGCGGCAGACGTGCAGCTATCCCAAGAGCAGGTACCGCGCAGAGGAGGCGCAGGCCGCCCACGAGGAGAGGCCCGTCTCGAGCCGGAGGGGCATAGGCCTCACCGCAGACGGGCTCGAGCGGCTGAACTCCAGGATTGCGCCGCTGGTGAGGCAGGGATGGAGCTTCGAGGCGATCTGCACCGAGCTGGGCGACGGGCCCGGCGTCTGCCTGCGCTCGCTCTGCAACTGCCAGGCGGACGGCATCCTGGAAATCTCCAACGTCGAGCTGCCCAGGAAGGCGAGGCTCAGGCCCAGGAGGAGGAGGAGGGATCAGGGGAAGCCGCGCATCGACAGGTCCGGCCACGAGTACTCCGACTTCATGGCGCTGCCCCTGGAGGAGAGGGCGAGGGTCGTGCAGGGAGACTCCGTCTGCGGCAGGCAGCGGGCCGCCCGCGACATCCTCACCCCGCATATCGTGGCGAGGCACTTCCAGCTCTACCTGAGGAGGAGGCATGCGGACCCTGCAGCCACCGTCGCGGCATTCGACCGCATCGAGCGCGCCCTGGGGTCCCGCGCGGCCTTCGGGGCCGCGTTCGGCATCATGCTCCTCGACAGGGGCACGGAGTTCGACGACCTGGAGGGCATGGAGCGCAGCTGCCTCGAGCCCGGGGAGAGGAGATGCCGCATCTTCTGGTGCGACCCGCAGGAGTCCAACCAGAAGTCCGAGGCGGAGCGCAACCACGAGCAGCTGAGGCGGATATTCCCCAAGGGGCATGTGGACATGGACGCGCTCACCGACAGGGACGTGGCGCTCGCCTGCAGCCATGTCAACTCGTACCCACTCGCATCGATAGGCGGCTGCCCGTTCGGCGAGCTGGGATCGCTCCTGCCGGAAGGAGCGCTCGCGAGGCTCGGGATCGTGCGCATCCCTGCGGAGGGCGTGGTGCTCAGGCCCTCGCTCGTCCCGCATGCATATCTGAGGTAG
- a CDS encoding DNA-3-methyladenine glycosylase I: MGFCGWASADELDRAYHDAEWGVPVHNDRHMFEHLTMESLQCGLSWVLMLKKREVFRECFDAFDYGKVAAYSEEDVERILATEGMIRSRRKVEAVINNARCYQKVREEFGTFCEYLWGYTGGKTILYDRHGEEDARIPVSNGLSARISHDLRKRGFKYVGPITIYSHLQACGIVNDHDEACPRRAFVIENYPCVAKRRDKEVY, encoded by the coding sequence ATGGGATTCTGCGGATGGGCGTCTGCCGACGAGCTGGATAGGGCGTACCACGACGCTGAGTGGGGTGTGCCCGTACATAACGACCGACACATGTTCGAGCACCTGACGATGGAGAGCCTGCAATGCGGCCTGTCATGGGTGCTCATGCTGAAGAAGCGAGAAGTCTTCCGGGAATGCTTCGATGCCTTCGACTACGGCAAGGTCGCTGCCTATAGCGAGGAGGACGTCGAACGCATCCTGGCCACCGAAGGCATGATTCGCTCCCGCCGCAAGGTAGAGGCCGTCATCAACAACGCAAGGTGCTACCAGAAGGTGCGCGAGGAGTTCGGTACCTTCTGCGAATACCTGTGGGGTTACACGGGCGGAAAGACCATCCTCTACGACAGGCACGGCGAGGAGGACGCGAGGATACCCGTGAGTAATGGCCTTTCCGCCCGCATCAGCCACGACCTGAGGAAGCGCGGCTTCAAGTACGTTGGCCCCATCACCATCTACTCGCATCTGCAGGCATGTGGCATCGTGAACGACCACGACGAGGCCTGTCCGCGTCGCGCCTTCGTCATAGAGAACTACCCGTGCGTGGCAAAGCGCCGGGACAAGGAGGTGTACTGA
- a CDS encoding DUF1648 domain-containing protein, protein MAILVHLAVYLLVAYPAMPEMVPIHWSVGDAAGEWSPKWVTIITAALPLPILLLVFLVPRIDPKGRNFDHFRSVYLGVSAAIPLVMAAIS, encoded by the coding sequence GTGGCGATCCTTGTCCACCTCGCTGTCTACCTGCTGGTAGCCTATCCTGCCATGCCGGAGATGGTTCCCATCCACTGGAGCGTGGGGGATGCGGCCGGTGAATGGAGCCCCAAGTGGGTGACGATCATCACTGCGGCACTGCCCCTGCCCATCCTGCTTCTCGTGTTCCTCGTGCCCCGGATAGACCCCAAGGGGCGCAACTTCGATCACTTCCGTAGCGTCTATCTGGGTGTTTCTGCTGCCATTCCGCTTGTCATGGCCGCCATATCGTGA
- a CDS encoding autorepressor SdpR family transcription factor: MAENEGGGMVGDGFKALSDPTRRRILELLGEHDMTASEIGVHFPQSKATLSHHLEALREAGLVKAERQGRRVLYQLDTTVLQSLIAWFYSLAESEGNDELKT, encoded by the coding sequence ATGGCGGAGAACGAGGGGGGCGGCATGGTCGGCGATGGCTTCAAGGCGCTCTCGGATCCCACGCGCCGCCGCATCCTTGAGCTCCTCGGCGAGCATGACATGACGGCCAGCGAGATTGGGGTGCACTTTCCCCAGAGCAAGGCAACGCTCTCCCACCATCTCGAGGCCCTGCGCGAGGCGGGTCTCGTGAAGGCGGAACGCCAAGGGCGCCGCGTCCTCTATCAGCTGGACACTACCGTGCTGCAGAGTCTCATCGCCTGGTTCTATAGCTTGGCCGAGTCGGAGGGTAATGATGAGCTCAAAACCTAA
- a CDS encoding nitroreductase family protein, translated as MDLIDAIRARRSVRTFDGTSLGPALLGELSDYAGSLENPFHIPIEFRVLDADEHGLSSPVILGARTYVAAKVVRQPHAEEAFGYAFERLILHATSLGLGTVWLAGTIDRPAFERAMEVGEDEVMPAVSPIGHAAPKRSVRESAMRRALRSDGRMAFGELFFENDFSSPLPMNEGGLNL; from the coding sequence ATGGATCTCATTGACGCCATCCGTGCCAGAAGGAGCGTGAGAACCTTTGACGGCACGTCACTGGGCCCCGCGCTACTCGGGGAGCTCAGCGACTACGCTGGCTCCCTCGAGAACCCCTTCCACATTCCCATCGAGTTCCGCGTGCTGGACGCTGACGAGCACGGGCTGTCCAGCCCCGTCATCCTTGGCGCACGCACCTACGTCGCCGCAAAGGTCGTCAGGCAGCCACATGCGGAGGAGGCGTTTGGCTACGCCTTCGAGCGCCTCATCCTGCACGCCACCTCGCTGGGGCTGGGCACGGTATGGCTTGCGGGCACCATCGACCGGCCTGCCTTCGAGCGGGCGATGGAGGTTGGAGAAGACGAGGTCATGCCAGCCGTCAGCCCGATAGGCCACGCCGCCCCCAAACGCTCCGTGCGCGAGTCGGCCATGAGAAGGGCACTGCGGTCGGATGGCAGGATGGCCTTCGGGGAGCTGTTCTTCGAGAACGACTTCTCATCTCCCCTGCCAATGAATGAAGGTGGATTGAATTTGTAA
- a CDS encoding SdpI family protein, whose translation MPFIALGVMPADRTFVTTLILLCAAMLMIAFGNYLPRVRPNYMLGVQTPWTLASEATWRRTHRFAGPVFMTAGVAMLVVIPFSTIAPTVSFWIAMSALFAAIVIVCAYSYVAWRREGR comes from the coding sequence ATGCCATTCATTGCCCTTGGTGTCATGCCCGCGGACAGGACGTTTGTCACCACGCTCATTCTCCTCTGTGCTGCCATGCTCATGATTGCGTTCGGCAACTACCTGCCACGTGTCAGGCCCAACTATATGTTGGGCGTCCAGACGCCCTGGACACTCGCGAGTGAAGCCACCTGGCGCCGTACGCATCGCTTTGCCGGTCCTGTCTTCATGACTGCAGGCGTGGCAATGCTCGTTGTGATACCGTTCTCGACCATTGCCCCCACGGTGTCATTCTGGATCGCAATGAGCGCGTTGTTCGCCGCGATTGTCATCGTGTGCGCCTACAGCTACGTGGCCTGGCGACGTGAGGGACGCTAG